In Moorena sp. SIOASIH, the following proteins share a genomic window:
- a CDS encoding GNAT family N-acetyltransferase, protein MLIRNYQVSDAKAVFDVYQNAIMGIASEAYDRKQVEIWSSYPQDIDQFTKRLSMGITLVAVDGNKVAAFGQLHPANHIDLLFTAKDYSRQGYATAIYQHLEDEALKQGVNCLYTEASRISKYFFLKQGFTIIEPETVFLSGVGFERFRMEKVIG, encoded by the coding sequence ATGTTAATCCGTAACTACCAAGTATCAGATGCAAAAGCTGTTTTCGATGTCTACCAAAATGCTATCATGGGGATAGCTTCAGAGGCTTATGATCGTAAACAAGTAGAGATTTGGTCATCCTATCCTCAGGATATCGACCAGTTTACGAAACGGCTGAGTATGGGAATAACACTTGTTGCAGTTGATGGCAATAAGGTGGCGGCTTTTGGTCAATTACATCCCGCTAATCACATTGATTTACTGTTTACGGCAAAAGACTACTCTCGCCAGGGTTATGCTACAGCGATTTACCAACACTTAGAAGATGAAGCGTTAAAGCAAGGGGTTAATTGTCTCTATACTGAAGCTAGCAGAATTTCTAAGTATTTCTTTCTCAAACAGGGATTTACTATTATTGAACCGGAGACTGTATTCTTGAGTGGGGTAGGGTTTGAACGGTTTAGGATGGAAAAGGTAATTGGGTGA
- a CDS encoding CHAT domain-containing protein → MILLRLSQESASKTAPVVLGNPDFDRSAGELIANQNHSNLPSAHLTRSIDLSKLDFSPLPGTAEEVKEIADMLGVDPLLGGKATESAVKGVNSPRILHIATHGFSESTPNQELPTLYDNPMLLSGLVLAGFKQKRTGAENGVLTALEAVGLKLSGTELVVLSACDTGSGRISSGEGIYGLRRAFVIAGSQTQLISLRKVEDEATKELMLAYYQRLLDDNMGRTEALRQTQLDMLKDETYQHPYYWASFIVSGNWKPMGDRE, encoded by the coding sequence TTGATATTACTGAGATTATCCCAGGAATCTGCTAGTAAAACTGCTCCGGTGGTGTTGGGCAATCCTGACTTTGACCGTTCTGCTGGTGAATTAATTGCTAATCAAAATCATAGCAATCTCCCCAGTGCCCACCTCACCCGTTCCATTGACCTCTCAAAGCTGGACTTTTCACCATTACCAGGCACCGCTGAGGAAGTAAAAGAAATTGCTGACATGCTGGGAGTAGACCCTCTACTCGGTGGTAAGGCCACAGAGTCAGCCGTCAAAGGAGTCAATAGTCCCAGGATACTGCATATTGCTACCCATGGTTTCTCTGAGAGCACTCCCAATCAAGAACTGCCCACACTCTATGACAATCCCATGCTGTTGTCCGGACTAGTCCTAGCAGGGTTTAAGCAGAAGCGAACTGGTGCAGAGAATGGGGTACTCACTGCCTTGGAAGCCGTAGGACTTAAGTTGTCTGGTACGGAGTTGGTGGTCTTATCCGCTTGCGATACCGGTTCCGGACGGATTAGTTCAGGAGAGGGCATCTATGGCTTGCGTCGGGCTTTTGTAATTGCTGGTTCACAAACTCAGCTGATCAGTTTGCGCAAGGTAGAGGATGAAGCAACCAAAGAGCTGATGCTGGCTTACTATCAGCGCTTGTTAGACGATAACATGGGGCGCACCGAGGCTCTGCGGCAGACCCAACTGGACATGTTGAAAGATGAAACATATCAGCATCCTTATTATTGGGCAAGTTTCATTGTTTCGGGGAATTGGAAACCGATGGGAGATAGGGAGTAG
- a CDS encoding SDR family oxidoreductase: protein MTSTEKVLVAGATGGVGQLTVAKLLEKAFQVSVLTRSAEKAQQMFDKRVEIIVGDIRYPSRACFQSFPQDLDPPQPPARKGEPYSKSPFFKGDNGGSPSLKTRPSLPPAIKNVTHIICCTGTTAFPSKKWDFDTIDQAKGFPSVIEWLKIYLKPSYGRTKAKNSPEQVDAIGVRNLVAAAPKNLKRFIFVSSCGVLRKDKPPYSILNSFGVLDAKKKAEEIIINSGLPYTIIRPGRLIDGPFTSYDLNTLLKATTGGKLGLVLGTGDTLLGQASRIDVASACVESITNSVTVGKVFELINSGPRPSVIDWPELFSTLE, encoded by the coding sequence ATGACTTCAACAGAGAAAGTACTGGTGGCGGGTGCTACAGGTGGGGTGGGACAGCTAACGGTGGCCAAGCTACTAGAGAAAGCTTTTCAGGTTAGTGTTCTGACTCGCAGTGCTGAAAAAGCTCAGCAAATGTTTGATAAGCGAGTGGAGATTATTGTTGGTGACATCCGCTATCCCTCTAGGGCGTGTTTTCAAAGTTTTCCGCAAGATTTAGATCCCCCCCAGCCCCCCGCGCGGAAGGGGGAGCCATACTCAAAGTCCCCCTTTTTTAAGGGGGATAATGGGGGATCTCCGAGTTTGAAGACACGCCCTAGTCTTCCCCCTGCCATAAAAAATGTCACTCATATCATCTGTTGTACTGGAACGACTGCTTTCCCTTCTAAAAAGTGGGATTTCGACACAATCGATCAAGCGAAAGGATTCCCAAGTGTGATCGAGTGGCTCAAGATCTATCTCAAGCCCAGCTACGGTCGTACTAAAGCCAAAAATAGTCCTGAGCAAGTTGATGCTATAGGAGTTAGGAACCTGGTAGCAGCAGCTCCTAAAAATCTCAAGCGGTTTATCTTTGTATCCTCTTGTGGTGTGCTACGGAAAGATAAACCACCCTATAGTATTCTTAATTCCTTTGGTGTACTCGATGCCAAAAAAAAGGCAGAAGAAATCATCATAAATTCAGGATTACCGTATACTATTATTCGCCCAGGACGACTAATCGACGGTCCGTTTACGTCCTATGATTTAAACACTCTGTTGAAAGCGACAACAGGAGGAAAATTAGGGTTAGTATTAGGTACCGGGGATACTTTATTAGGTCAAGCTAGCCGAATTGATGTGGCATCAGCTTGTGTAGAGTCCATTACTAACTCTGTTACAGTCGGAAAAGTTTTTGAGTTGATCAACAGCGGACCAAGACCATCAGTGATTGATTGGCCAGAGCTATTTTCTACTCTTGAGTAA
- a CDS encoding class I SAM-dependent methyltransferase yields MEIQKLLNTQISDVAATSLMTLYCHALESQSKDPILDDPLAVEITDKLNPELSQSDNKLYQSLAKGKLEKKLVVHVAMRAKRYDDYTRNFLERSHNGIVVNIGCGLDTRFHRIDNGKVIFYDLDLPEVIAVKRKLLPETDRYRFIPSSVLNYEWMEAITQLNPDSVLLMAEGVFMYLKEEEVKSLVLKLQSTFPGCELIAEFFNAAWLKQPLRAIINRKLQRDFKFGKDATFKFGIKDSKDLDSWNPGIEFLDDWFYLDEPEKKLGLLRVLKDIPFFRKILWTARYKLN; encoded by the coding sequence ATGGAAATTCAAAAATTACTCAATACTCAAATCAGTGATGTAGCAGCAACATCCCTAATGACCTTGTATTGCCATGCCCTAGAAAGCCAGTCAAAAGACCCAATTTTAGATGATCCATTAGCTGTTGAAATCACTGATAAATTAAATCCTGAATTGTCCCAGTCAGATAACAAGCTTTATCAAAGCTTAGCTAAGGGCAAGTTAGAAAAAAAATTGGTGGTTCATGTGGCTATGCGCGCCAAACGCTATGATGATTATACCAGAAATTTCCTGGAGCGATCGCATAACGGAATTGTGGTTAATATTGGTTGTGGCTTGGATACTCGTTTCCACCGGATCGATAACGGTAAAGTTATCTTCTATGACCTTGATTTACCAGAGGTGATAGCGGTTAAACGGAAACTGTTGCCAGAAACTGACCGCTATCGTTTTATTCCGTCTTCGGTCTTGAATTATGAATGGATGGAAGCAATAACACAGTTGAACCCTGATTCAGTACTCTTGATGGCAGAAGGCGTGTTTATGTACCTTAAAGAAGAGGAGGTAAAATCATTAGTCTTGAAACTGCAATCAACGTTTCCTGGCTGTGAACTTATTGCTGAATTTTTCAATGCGGCTTGGTTAAAGCAGCCCCTGCGAGCAATCATCAACAGAAAATTACAACGGGATTTTAAGTTTGGAAAAGATGCTACGTTCAAGTTTGGAATTAAAGATAGTAAAGACTTGGATAGTTGGAATCCAGGTATTGAATTCCTTGATGATTGGTTTTATCTTGATGAACCAGAAAAGAAACTCGGTTTGCTGAGAGTTTTGAAAGATATTCCATTTTTCAGGAAAATACTGTGGACTGCTCGGTATAAGTTAAATTGA
- a CDS encoding VOC family protein produces the protein METNQPSVNPNTPNLDELHIKRPCLVVADLERAFTLYRDILGFKLDYLAEASPDSYLYPVFQFPKTAQLKFASLSTEDEPRALALTEVKGIELPTPTTPYRLALVVRVKDLTLTIQKIRELGLDTIEPNYFTRPPNLNFTEQGFCDYDGHRIMLYDVTSG, from the coding sequence ATGGAAACCAATCAGCCCTCAGTCAACCCCAATACCCCTAATCTAGATGAGCTTCACATCAAGCGCCCCTGCTTGGTGGTTGCTGATCTCGAACGAGCATTCACCCTTTACCGAGATATTCTAGGATTTAAGCTCGACTATCTAGCTGAAGCATCCCCAGACTCTTACCTATACCCAGTGTTTCAGTTTCCCAAAACTGCTCAGCTCAAATTTGCATCACTCAGTACAGAAGACGAACCTAGAGCCCTGGCTCTGACCGAAGTCAAAGGAATTGAATTACCCACCCCTACCACTCCCTATCGTTTAGCCCTGGTGGTCAGAGTAAAAGACCTCACCCTAACCATTCAGAAAATCCGTGAACTGGGACTTGACACCATTGAGCCCAATTACTTTACTAGACCACCAAACCTCAATTTCACTGAGCAAGGATTCTGTGATTACGATGGTCATCGGATTATGCTCTATGATGTGACATCCGGTTGA
- a CDS encoding phosphodiester glycosidase family protein: MRKILGLSLIAIGLGVAWSSIRNHQPPDALSSDVSPPQKQIKYQSHTLDFSVVHTLLIPAESGFSVTPAISEQLITLEDLAQKHQAVAAINGGFFDPKNQKTTSIVIKQGQLVADPRDNQGLIQNPNLQPYMDKILNRSEFRRYRCGSTVRYDITLHSEPTPPGCELLDALGSGPLLVPQITSVTEGFLAVENGKVIRDALGSSRLNARSAVGITPDGSILLVMVAQKPEAPRNSGMSFRALATFLKIAGVEKAMNLDGGSSSALYYNGKTVYGRVDKNGNRIKRKIKSILMVNQDP; the protein is encoded by the coding sequence GTGAGAAAAATCCTTGGGCTGAGCTTGATTGCCATAGGTTTAGGGGTTGCGTGGTCATCTATCCGGAATCACCAGCCACCCGATGCCCTCTCTTCAGATGTTTCCCCACCCCAGAAACAGATCAAATACCAATCCCATACTCTAGACTTTAGTGTGGTTCACACCTTATTAATTCCAGCTGAAAGTGGATTTTCCGTTACTCCCGCCATATCGGAACAGTTAATCACCTTAGAAGATTTAGCCCAAAAGCACCAAGCTGTAGCTGCCATCAACGGCGGTTTTTTTGACCCAAAAAATCAGAAGACCACCTCAATCGTAATCAAGCAAGGGCAACTGGTAGCAGATCCCCGTGACAACCAGGGGCTGATCCAAAATCCCAACTTACAGCCCTACATGGATAAAATTCTCAATCGATCAGAATTTCGGCGATACCGTTGTGGGTCAACAGTCCGCTATGATATTACCCTACACAGTGAACCGACCCCCCCCGGTTGTGAATTATTAGATGCCCTAGGCAGTGGTCCGTTGCTGGTTCCACAAATTACATCAGTCACCGAAGGTTTTTTAGCTGTAGAAAATGGGAAAGTCATACGAGATGCCCTAGGGAGCAGCCGACTCAATGCTAGAAGTGCAGTCGGTATTACTCCTGATGGCAGCATTTTGTTAGTAATGGTGGCTCAAAAACCAGAAGCTCCCAGAAATTCCGGTATGTCCTTCAGGGCCCTGGCTACTTTCCTGAAAATTGCCGGGGTTGAAAAAGCCATGAATCTAGATGGAGGAAGCTCCTCCGCTCTTTATTATAACGGCAAAACCGTTTATGGGAGAGTGGACAAAAACGGAAATCGAATCAAAAGAAAAATTAAATCGATTCTAATGGTTAACCAAGACCCGTGA
- a CDS encoding glycosyltransferase family 39 protein, whose translation MNKLALTLKNPFFTDIKWILSLFLAALFLWGIFLGNVPLRDWDEGTRALIAREIYRTGNWLHPTLWGEPYLLKPPLMDWLIALSYKLGGVQEFTTRLPGAFLSACGVPLLYLVARELFVERLSAMFAASVYLTLLPVVRHGRLAMLDGMINTWFLLLLLCLLKACQAQPYWAIGIGLCLGLITFTKGLLVVPLGAIVLVFLLANKTLGLLKSRYFWLGIFLGYAPVLVWYIAQWQHYGATFWHVHFLSQGFARISEKVEGNQGTPWYYILELIKYTFPWLLFWLGGFYLAWRKPLTSWGSLILIGTIGYLTIISMMATKLPWYIMPVYPFFAIAVAAQLTVFWQYWIRYPKILTIILGFIGVAALGGCIYFILADPQPVLIIMAMVVSLTMTLAAWKIKQHNRNFIPILLIGMYITLVLLMSSHSWLWELNEAFPVKPVAALIQEHTAPGDIIYTSFSYQRPSLDFYSDRKVIPQDEKTLKQLWSTQSYLLLDNSTLDALQLPNQVSLGSAEGFTLARGMGVGSRE comes from the coding sequence ATGAATAAATTAGCACTTACCTTAAAAAATCCCTTTTTCACCGATATCAAGTGGATCCTAAGCCTTTTCCTGGCCGCCCTTTTCCTTTGGGGTATTTTTCTGGGAAATGTACCCCTACGGGACTGGGATGAAGGCACTAGAGCCCTGATCGCTAGAGAAATCTATCGCACGGGTAACTGGCTCCATCCTACTCTGTGGGGAGAACCTTATCTACTTAAGCCCCCTTTGATGGATTGGTTGATTGCCTTAAGCTATAAACTAGGGGGTGTCCAAGAATTCACTACTCGTCTGCCTGGTGCTTTTTTGTCAGCTTGTGGAGTACCACTGCTCTATTTAGTAGCACGAGAACTATTCGTTGAACGTCTCAGTGCCATGTTTGCGGCTAGCGTCTACTTGACCCTGTTGCCAGTTGTGCGCCACGGACGTTTGGCGATGCTGGATGGCATGATCAATACTTGGTTTTTGCTGTTGCTATTGTGCTTACTTAAAGCTTGTCAGGCTCAGCCTTATTGGGCAATTGGAATCGGACTTTGTTTAGGACTAATTACTTTCACAAAAGGTCTATTAGTTGTGCCTTTAGGGGCAATTGTATTGGTCTTTCTTCTGGCAAATAAAACCTTAGGGTTGTTGAAAAGTCGCTATTTCTGGTTGGGCATATTCCTAGGTTACGCACCGGTTTTGGTTTGGTATATTGCCCAATGGCAGCATTATGGAGCAACCTTTTGGCATGTTCATTTTCTCTCGCAAGGATTCGCTCGCATCTCTGAAAAGGTGGAAGGTAATCAAGGAACACCCTGGTATTATATTTTGGAGTTAATTAAGTATACTTTCCCTTGGCTATTGTTTTGGCTAGGAGGATTCTATCTAGCTTGGCGAAAACCCCTCACGAGTTGGGGGAGTTTGATTTTAATTGGGACTATCGGCTATTTGACTATTATTTCTATGATGGCAACCAAGCTGCCCTGGTATATTATGCCTGTGTATCCCTTTTTTGCTATAGCTGTTGCGGCTCAACTCACTGTATTTTGGCAATATTGGATTCGCTATCCTAAGATTTTAACAATTATTTTAGGGTTTATTGGAGTAGCCGCTTTAGGGGGATGTATTTATTTTATCTTGGCAGATCCTCAACCGGTTTTAATCATTATGGCTATGGTGGTAAGCCTAACCATGACCCTAGCGGCTTGGAAAATTAAACAGCATAACCGCAATTTCATCCCAATTTTATTGATAGGGATGTATATAACTTTGGTATTATTAATGAGTTCTCACTCTTGGCTCTGGGAGTTAAATGAAGCATTTCCAGTTAAGCCAGTAGCAGCTTTGATTCAGGAACATACGGCTCCAGGAGATATTATCTATACTTCTTTTTCCTATCAGCGTCCTAGTTTGGATTTTTATAGCGATCGCAAAGTGATTCCCCAAGATGAAAAGACTTTAAAACAGTTGTGGTCAACTCAATCTTACCTACTCTTAGACAACTCAACGTTAGACGCTTTGCAATTACCTAACCAAGTCTCTTTAGGAAGTGCTGAAGGGTTTACGTTAGCGAGAGGGATGGGAGTAGGGAGTAGGGAATAG
- a CDS encoding Uma2 family endonuclease, which produces MVKTTSKLTFDQYLEYDDGTDNRYELVDGELVQLPPESESNSWRAMWLMYQLAQQINPRLIRIHDCELQVPGNPQNRYPDLVVITEEHLLQTEKRLTITLDMEPPQFVAEVVSPYRNQNDENYQRDYIDKVKQYQERAIPEYWIIDSQGQLVTVLVLKNGSYEKEEFSGNQQIVSQTFGDLKLTALQVINAS; this is translated from the coding sequence ATGGTTAAAACCACCTCCAAACTCACGTTTGACCAATACCTGGAATATGATGACGGCACAGATAACCGTTATGAGCTGGTTGATGGGGAGTTAGTACAATTGCCACCGGAGAGTGAATCAAACAGTTGGAGGGCAATGTGGCTAATGTATCAATTAGCCCAACAAATTAATCCTCGTTTAATCAGGATACACGATTGTGAATTGCAAGTTCCAGGAAATCCTCAAAACCGCTATCCTGATTTGGTAGTGATTACAGAAGAACATCTTCTCCAAACCGAAAAACGCCTCACTATCACCCTTGATATGGAACCCCCACAGTTTGTTGCGGAGGTAGTTAGCCCCTACAGAAACCAAAATGATGAAAACTACCAACGTGATTACATTGATAAAGTAAAACAATACCAAGAAAGGGCTATTCCTGAATATTGGATTATTGACTCCCAAGGGCAATTAGTAACTGTGTTAGTTTTGAAAAACGGTAGTTATGAAAAAGAAGAATTTAGTGGGAATCAGCAGATTGTTTCCCAGACTTTCGGTGATTTAAAGTTGACCGCTTTACAGGTAATAAATGCTAGTTGA
- a CDS encoding CHAT domain-containing protein, whose protein sequence is MPFEALVDQQQQQQYLVENYRFTYFTSGRDLYQIRV, encoded by the coding sequence ATTCCCTTTGAAGCCCTGGTGGATCAGCAGCAGCAGCAGCAGTATCTGGTAGAAAACTATCGCTTTACTTACTTTACCTCTGGCAGGGACTTATATCAAATCCGGGTGTAG
- a CDS encoding transglutaminase family protein, translating into MPFAFCLAKTYFKWVLAYSQLPIPDSRFPIPDSLFNMDSTQDYLQTTPIIDWQHPTILELAKTIALQHQTSNAYAKACFEWVRDQIRHSVDYQMNPVTCRASDVLKHKTGYCYAKSHLLAALLRANGIPAGFCYQRLSIHDDGEPYSLHGLNAVYLDEFGWYRIDPRGNREGIDAQFNPPKEQLAFTIRFPGEADFPNIFSEPLPIVIEALQACSTWDEMLGSLPDVLLEEL; encoded by the coding sequence TTGCCTTTTGCCTTTTGCCTTGCTAAAACCTATTTTAAATGGGTTTTAGCTTACTCCCAACTCCCGATTCCCGATTCCCGATTCCCGATTCCCGATTCCCTTTTTAACATGGACAGTACACAAGACTATCTACAAACCACTCCAATAATCGATTGGCAACATCCTACAATTCTGGAACTAGCCAAGACAATTGCCCTACAGCATCAAACATCGAATGCTTACGCAAAAGCCTGTTTTGAGTGGGTTCGAGATCAGATTCGCCATAGCGTTGACTATCAAATGAACCCTGTCACCTGTCGTGCCTCGGATGTACTTAAGCATAAAACCGGTTATTGTTATGCTAAAAGCCATTTGCTAGCTGCCCTATTACGAGCGAATGGAATTCCAGCAGGATTTTGTTATCAGCGCTTAAGTATTCATGACGATGGTGAGCCTTACAGTTTGCATGGTTTGAATGCCGTTTACTTAGATGAATTCGGTTGGTATCGAATTGATCCCAGAGGAAACCGTGAGGGAATTGATGCTCAATTCAATCCCCCAAAGGAGCAATTAGCATTCACCATTCGATTTCCTGGAGAAGCTGACTTTCCTAACATTTTTTCTGAACCACTTCCTATAGTTATTGAAGCATTACAGGCTTGCAGTACTTGGGATGAAATGCTTGGTAGTCTGCCAGATGTTTTGTTGGAGGAATTGTAA
- a CDS encoding tetratricopeptide repeat protein: MSINRLRIPKHYHQEAKFASTLLLFGILVLLSLNKPAFSNCYNSRGINKHREGKLAGAEADYLQALALDPDNAKALYNLGSLYEDLQQFDQANA; encoded by the coding sequence GTGTCAATCAACAGGCTGCGTATTCCCAAGCATTACCATCAAGAAGCCAAATTCGCTTCCACATTGTTGCTGTTTGGGATTCTAGTCCTATTATCGTTGAACAAGCCAGCTTTTTCTAATTGCTACAATAGCCGGGGAATCAACAAACATAGAGAGGGGAAATTGGCTGGTGCTGAAGCCGACTATCTTCAGGCTTTGGCTCTCGATCCAGACAATGCCAAGGCTCTCTATAATCTAGGCTCCCTCTACGAAGACCTGCAACAGTTCGATCAAGCCAACGCTTAG
- a CDS encoding uroporphyrinogen-III synthase, protein MHPLSPSNQLPLYGKRIIVTAPRNYSSRLSQQIINQGGLPIVMPTIETCLLENFPELDAALRQLHKFDWIAFTSRNGIDAFFERMASLGISTSVLKNCQLSAIGKDAERLSDFGVTADLVPAEASPTGIVTELSNYPTIDQKTILVPIPEVVGIPEPNVIPNFVSGLQELGMKVTPVLTYQTRILDKTIYHVELNLIRQGKIDVIAFSSTAEVTAFLTMVNSPQDYNHCVVACFGPYTAANTEKLGLTVSIVSESYSSFEGFANAIANFFDS, encoded by the coding sequence ATGCACCCTCTATCTCCCTCCAATCAACTCCCTCTCTATGGCAAAAGAATCATTGTAACAGCACCGAGAAACTATAGCTCTCGGTTATCTCAACAAATCATTAATCAGGGTGGACTTCCCATAGTGATGCCAACTATTGAAACTTGTTTGTTAGAAAATTTCCCTGAATTAGATGCTGCTCTCAGGCAACTTCATAAATTTGATTGGATTGCCTTTACTAGTCGAAACGGAATAGACGCTTTTTTTGAGCGCATGGCATCCTTGGGTATTTCTACATCTGTGCTGAAAAATTGTCAACTATCTGCGATTGGAAAAGATGCCGAAAGATTGTCGGATTTTGGAGTAACAGCTGATTTAGTTCCGGCTGAAGCTAGCCCAACCGGAATTGTTACTGAATTGTCTAACTATCCAACTATTGATCAGAAAACTATATTAGTTCCTATTCCAGAGGTAGTCGGGATACCAGAACCTAATGTCATTCCCAATTTTGTTTCCGGTTTACAGGAATTGGGCATGAAAGTCACTCCGGTATTGACCTATCAAACCCGAATTTTAGATAAAACTATCTATCATGTAGAATTAAACCTGATTCGTCAAGGCAAGATAGATGTAATCGCTTTTAGTAGCACCGCAGAAGTAACAGCTTTTTTGACAATGGTTAACTCCCCCCAGGATTATAACCATTGTGTCGTTGCTTGCTTTGGTCCCTATACCGCTGCTAATACTGAAAAATTGGGATTAACTGTTTCTATTGTATCCGAAAGTTACAGCTCCTTTGAGGGATTTGCGAATGCGATCGCAAACTTTTTTGATAGCTAA
- a CDS encoding alkaline phosphatase family protein: MINSESLKAIENARLNDNIGKPLYDSYCFSQIPQMIYHLLTGQGNMGLPRSVLGELPERYDKVILIFVDAFGWRFFQEYLEQSEFLKRFVVEGVASKLTTQFPSTTAAHVTSIHSGLPVGESGVFHWFYYEPLLDDIIAPLMFSFAGDKQRGTLHTTGISEQSLFPTQTLYHKLQQYGVQSYCFQHYNYAYSPFSRAVCDGATTISYKTIPEALVNLTEAAIAESQKSYFFLYLDTVDGMAHKYGPDSLQFQAEVSTLLLTMERLLYQKVAGKLKNTLLLITADHGQIEISPETTIYLNQLTPSIEQFIKRNAQGKLLVPGGSCRDMVLYIQEDHLDKVYDLLTEQLADRATVYRTTTLIEEGYFGIGELSPLLLNRLGNLVILPHKYETVWWYEEDRFEQHKFGAHGGLSKEEMETILLAIEC, encoded by the coding sequence ATGATTAACTCTGAATCCTTAAAAGCTATTGAAAACGCTAGACTAAATGACAATATTGGTAAGCCCCTTTATGACTCCTATTGTTTCTCCCAGATTCCCCAGATGATCTATCATCTGCTCACCGGTCAAGGAAACATGGGTTTACCTAGGAGTGTATTAGGAGAATTACCGGAACGCTATGATAAGGTTATTCTGATTTTTGTTGATGCTTTCGGCTGGCGCTTTTTTCAGGAATATCTTGAACAATCGGAATTTTTGAAGCGGTTTGTAGTGGAAGGTGTTGCTTCTAAATTGACTACCCAGTTTCCTTCCACAACTGCTGCTCATGTGACTAGTATTCACTCAGGGCTTCCGGTTGGTGAGAGTGGTGTCTTCCATTGGTTTTACTATGAGCCGCTGTTGGATGATATTATTGCTCCCTTGATGTTCTCGTTTGCTGGTGATAAGCAACGGGGAACCTTACACACAACTGGCATTTCTGAGCAAAGCCTTTTCCCTACCCAAACTCTCTATCACAAATTGCAACAGTATGGTGTGCAATCCTATTGTTTTCAACACTACAATTATGCTTACTCTCCCTTTTCACGAGCGGTGTGTGATGGGGCAACTACTATTTCCTACAAAACTATTCCTGAAGCATTAGTTAACCTGACTGAAGCAGCGATCGCTGAATCCCAGAAGAGCTACTTTTTCCTGTATTTGGATACTGTTGATGGGATGGCTCATAAATACGGTCCTGACTCCCTCCAGTTCCAGGCTGAAGTTAGCACACTTTTGCTAACTATGGAGCGACTTTTATATCAGAAGGTAGCTGGTAAGCTGAAGAATACATTGTTACTAATTACGGCTGATCATGGACAAATAGAGATTTCACCAGAGACTACTATTTATTTGAATCAGCTTACTCCTTCCATTGAGCAGTTTATTAAAAGGAATGCCCAAGGTAAACTGTTGGTGCCAGGGGGGTCATGTCGGGATATGGTGTTGTACATTCAAGAAGACCATTTGGATAAAGTCTATGATTTGCTTACGGAGCAGTTGGCAGATCGAGCAACAGTGTACCGCACCACAACATTAATTGAAGAAGGGTATTTCGGTATAGGTGAACTCTCGCCACTATTGCTGAATCGGTTAGGCAATTTAGTGATTTTACCCCATAAGTATGAAACGGTTTGGTGGTATGAAGAAGACCGTTTTGAACAACATAAGTTTGGCGCTCATGGGGGGTTGTCAAAGGAAGAGATGGAAACGATTTTGTTAGCGATTGAGTGCTAA